The Alphaproteobacteria bacterium genome has a segment encoding these proteins:
- the hemE gene encoding uroporphyrinogen decarboxylase: MTEKKLLRALAGEALAQPPIWLMRQAGRYLPEYRKVRAEAGSFLDLCYSPRLAVEVTMQPIRRFGFDAAILFSDILVVPHGLGQDVWFVENEGPKLSPVRDTASLKALDITGMAARLAPVYQAVADLTVALPRDVTLIGFSGAPWTVATYMVEGGSSRDFAATKGWGFADPAGFGALIDLLTEAISQHLCAQIEAGAEVVQLFDSWAGVLPDTAFRRWIIEPTRRIVDSVRRRYPDVPVIGFPRGAGLYYAEYAAMTGVTAISLDTTVPTGWAASSLQEKLPVQGNLDPMLLLEGGQPMEDGISHILDDLGHGPFIFNLGHGIIKETPPAHVEQMIGFVRRSFIR; the protein is encoded by the coding sequence ATGACTGAAAAGAAGCTGCTCCGCGCCCTCGCCGGTGAAGCACTGGCGCAACCCCCGATCTGGCTGATGCGGCAGGCGGGACGGTATCTGCCGGAATACCGTAAGGTCAGGGCGGAGGCCGGTTCCTTCCTCGACCTGTGTTACAGTCCCAGGCTTGCGGTAGAGGTTACCATGCAACCGATCCGGCGGTTCGGGTTCGATGCCGCGATCCTGTTTTCAGATATCCTTGTGGTGCCGCACGGGCTTGGACAGGATGTCTGGTTCGTCGAAAACGAGGGGCCGAAGCTGTCGCCGGTCCGGGATACGGCATCGTTGAAGGCGCTGGATATTACCGGGATGGCGGCGCGGCTGGCGCCGGTGTACCAGGCGGTTGCCGATCTGACCGTTGCCCTGCCGCGGGACGTGACGCTGATCGGGTTTTCCGGCGCGCCCTGGACTGTCGCGACCTATATGGTTGAAGGGGGCAGTAGCCGGGATTTCGCGGCGACAAAGGGGTGGGGCTTCGCCGACCCTGCCGGATTTGGTGCGCTGATCGATCTGTTGACCGAAGCGATATCGCAGCACCTTTGTGCACAGATCGAAGCGGGGGCGGAGGTGGTGCAGCTGTTCGACAGTTGGGCGGGCGTTCTGCCGGATACAGCATTCCGGCGATGGATTATCGAGCCGACGCGCCGGATTGTGGATTCGGTGCGGCGGCGTTATCCGGATGTGCCTGTTATCGGGTTTCCACGCGGCGCCGGGCTGTATTATGCGGAATATGCCGCGATGACGGGCGTCACGGCGATCAGCCTGGACACGACGGTGCCGACCGGCTGGGCCGCGAGTTCACTGCAGGAAAAACTGCCGGTTCAGGGTAATCTGGATCCGATGCTGCTGCTGGAGGGAGGACAGCCAATGGAAGACGGTATCAGCCATATCCTTGACGACCTTGGCCACGGACCGTTTATTTTCAACCTGGGTCACGGGATCATCAAGGAAACGCCGCCGGCGCATGTGGAGCAGATGATTGGTTTCGTTCGGCGGAGTTTTATCCGATGA
- the hemJ gene encoding protoporphyrinogen oxidase HemJ, translating to MAAYYEWIKALHIIAVIAWMAGLLYLPRLFIYHCAAEAGSEKSETFKVMERRLLRAIMNPAMIVVWISGSALAWIGDFWTEPWLLAKLALVVILSGMHHAFGRWRKAFEADRNVRSERFYRIANEAPTVAMILIVVLVVVKPFPAYFS from the coding sequence GTGGCAGCGTATTACGAGTGGATAAAGGCGCTCCATATAATCGCCGTGATCGCCTGGATGGCGGGTTTGCTGTATCTGCCGCGGCTGTTTATTTATCATTGCGCGGCGGAAGCGGGTTCTGAGAAATCCGAGACCTTCAAGGTCATGGAACGCCGTCTGCTGCGCGCGATCATGAATCCGGCGATGATCGTTGTCTGGATCAGCGGTTCTGCACTGGCATGGATCGGCGACTTCTGGACCGAGCCATGGCTGCTGGCCAAGCTGGCCCTTGTCGTCATCCTGTCGGGAATGCACCATGCGTTCGGCCGCTGGCGCAAGGCATTCGAGGCCGACCGGAACGTGCGAAGCGAGAGGTTTTATCGGATCGCCAATGAGGCGCCGACCGTCGCCATGATTCTGATAGTTGTCCTGGTTGTCGTGAAACCTTTCCCGGCCTATTTCAGTTAG
- the hemH gene encoding ferrochelatase produces the protein MSRKTAVVLFNLGGPDSLDAVRPFLFNLFNDPAIINLSRPMRWLLAKVISSRRAPVAQDIYRRIGGSSPLLENTKLQARALEKRLNDPADTGEFRCFIAMRYWHPMADETVAAVKAFAPDRIVLLPLYPQYSGTTTGSSLGNWREAAARGGLTVETRTVCCYPRNAGFVQSVASLVRQAVEKTGSSGGVPRVLFSAHGLPKKFVEAGDPYQWQVEETVRSVVAEIGDDSLDWQICFQSRVGSLEWLRPYTEDALAQAGRDNVPVVMVPIAFTSEHSETLVELDIEYRELAEKAGVPHYYRVSTVCADAVFISGLAKSVRRVLKGSACLVSGEGRRICPANLGVCAFSK, from the coding sequence ATGAGCCGCAAGACGGCCGTCGTCCTGTTCAATCTGGGCGGTCCGGACAGTCTGGATGCCGTGCGCCCGTTCCTGTTCAACCTGTTTAACGATCCGGCGATCATCAACCTGTCGCGGCCCATGCGCTGGTTGCTGGCGAAGGTCATTTCGAGCCGCCGGGCGCCGGTGGCGCAGGACATCTACCGGCGGATCGGCGGATCGTCTCCCTTGCTCGAGAATACGAAATTGCAGGCGCGGGCCCTTGAAAAGCGGTTGAACGATCCTGCCGATACGGGGGAATTCCGGTGTTTTATCGCGATGCGATACTGGCATCCCATGGCCGATGAGACCGTTGCCGCGGTGAAGGCGTTTGCGCCGGACCGTATCGTCCTGCTGCCGCTGTATCCGCAGTATTCGGGTACGACAACGGGTTCGTCGCTCGGCAACTGGCGGGAAGCCGCGGCCAGGGGCGGGTTGACGGTCGAGACACGGACCGTGTGTTGTTATCCGCGCAATGCCGGGTTTGTGCAGTCCGTCGCGTCGCTGGTGCGGCAGGCGGTGGAAAAGACTGGTTCATCGGGCGGCGTGCCCCGTGTGCTGTTTTCCGCCCATGGTCTGCCGAAGAAATTTGTCGAAGCGGGCGATCCGTATCAGTGGCAGGTGGAAGAAACGGTCAGGAGCGTCGTTGCGGAAATTGGCGACGACAGTCTGGACTGGCAGATATGTTTTCAGAGCAGGGTGGGTAGCCTGGAATGGCTGCGTCCCTATACGGAGGACGCGCTGGCGCAGGCGGGACGGGATAATGTTCCTGTTGTAATGGTGCCGATCGCCTTTACATCCGAACATTCCGAAACCCTGGTGGAGCTGGATATCGAATATCGCGAATTGGCGGAAAAGGCCGGGGTTCCGCATTATTACCGGGTCAGCACGGTTTGCGCGGATGCGGTATTCATCAGTGGACTGGCGAAATCGGTCCGGCGTGTCCTGAAGGGATCCGCCTGTCTGGTCAGCGGCGAGGGCCGCCGGATATGTCCGGCCAATCTGGGCGTCTGCGCCTTTTCGAAATAG
- a CDS encoding pyruvate, water dikinase regulatory protein has translation MHLHLVSDATGETIHSVARACFAQFEGVDAEEHNWTLIRTTGQLEKVLKSIAENPGVVMCTIVNDSLRRTLHDGCRRLQVPCIPVLDPVLASLTSYLGLPSRGLPGRQHELDAEYFHRIDAMTFALNHDDGQMTWDMADADVILVGVSRSSKTPTCMYLANRGINAANIPIVPDVPLPQELFALDRRKGPLIVGLTKEVESLVQIRRNRLHLLAEKHEINYIDPEVVRREVTMARRLCTENNWPVIDVTRRSIEESAAAIMQLLADRRDDG, from the coding sequence GTGCATCTTCACCTCGTTTCCGACGCGACCGGCGAGACCATTCACAGCGTGGCGCGCGCGTGCTTTGCACAGTTCGAAGGCGTCGATGCCGAGGAACACAACTGGACACTGATCCGGACGACGGGCCAGCTCGAAAAGGTCCTGAAGAGTATCGCCGAAAATCCCGGTGTCGTCATGTGCACCATCGTCAACGACTCCCTGCGCCGCACCCTGCATGATGGCTGCCGGCGGCTGCAGGTACCTTGCATTCCGGTGCTCGATCCGGTGCTGGCATCGCTGACCAGTTACCTGGGCCTGCCCAGCCGGGGCCTGCCCGGCCGCCAGCATGAACTCGACGCGGAATATTTCCACCGCATTGACGCGATGACGTTCGCTCTCAATCATGACGACGGCCAGATGACCTGGGATATGGCGGATGCCGATGTCATCCTGGTCGGCGTTTCCCGCAGTTCGAAGACGCCGACATGCATGTATCTGGCCAATCGCGGCATCAATGCCGCCAATATTCCGATTGTCCCCGATGTTCCCCTGCCGCAGGAGCTTTTCGCGCTGGACAGGCGGAAAGGGCCCCTGATTGTCGGCCTGACCAAGGAGGTGGAAAGCCTTGTGCAGATCCGCCGCAATCGCCTGCACCTGCTCGCTGAAAAACATGAAATCAATTATATCGATCCCGAGGTCGTGCGGCGGGAAGTGACCATGGCGCGCCGGCTCTGCACCGAAAACAACTGGCCGGTCATCGACGTAACCCGCCGCTCGATCGAGGAATCCGCCGCCGCGATCATGCAATTGCTTGCCGACCGGCGCGATGACGGATAA
- the rho gene encoding transcription termination factor Rho — protein sequence MQLQDLKEKTPAALLAFAEELEIENASVLRKQDMMFAILKQLATNDVAIFGDGVIEVLSDGFGFLRSPESNYLPGPDDIYVSPNQIRRFGLRTGDTVDGQIRAPKDGERYFALLTVNKINFDEPDTVRHRINFDNLTPLYPDERLKLERDDPENKDMSARVIELIAPLGKGQRALIVAQPRTGKTVMLQSIADAITRNNKEIYLIVLLIDERPEEVTDMQRSVRGEVVSSTFDEPAQRHVQVAEMVIQKAKRLVEHKRDVVILLDSITRLARAYNTVVPSSGKVLTGGVDANALQRPKRFFGAARNIEEGGSLTIIATALIDTGSRMDEVIFEEFKGTGNAEIVLDRKLSDKRVFPSIDITKSGTRKEELIVDKGEMAKMWMLRRILNPMGVNDSMEFLLEKLKRTKNNAEFFDSMNQ from the coding sequence ATGCAACTTCAGGATTTGAAAGAAAAGACTCCGGCAGCGCTTCTGGCGTTTGCCGAGGAACTTGAAATCGAGAATGCAAGCGTCCTGCGCAAGCAGGACATGATGTTCGCGATTCTAAAACAGCTGGCGACGAACGATGTCGCCATTTTCGGGGATGGTGTTATCGAGGTCCTGTCGGACGGTTTCGGCTTTCTGCGGTCGCCGGAATCGAACTATCTGCCCGGCCCGGACGACATCTATGTCAGTCCGAACCAGATCCGGCGGTTCGGGTTGCGGACCGGCGATACGGTCGACGGCCAGATCCGCGCGCCGAAGGATGGCGAGCGGTACTTCGCCCTGTTGACCGTCAACAAGATCAATTTCGACGAACCCGATACAGTGCGGCATCGGATCAATTTCGATAACCTGACGCCGCTGTATCCCGATGAACGCCTGAAACTTGAACGCGACGATCCGGAAAACAAGGATATGTCGGCGCGGGTCATCGAACTGATCGCGCCGCTTGGCAAGGGCCAGCGCGCGCTTATCGTGGCGCAGCCGCGAACCGGCAAGACCGTGATGCTGCAGAGCATCGCGGATGCGATTACCAGGAACAACAAGGAAATCTATCTGATTGTCCTGCTGATCGACGAACGGCCGGAAGAAGTTACGGACATGCAACGCTCGGTGCGGGGCGAGGTCGTGAGTTCGACCTTCGACGAACCAGCGCAGCGCCATGTCCAGGTCGCCGAAATGGTGATTCAGAAGGCAAAGCGGCTGGTTGAGCACAAGCGCGATGTTGTCATTCTGCTTGATTCCATCACGCGCCTTGCGCGGGCCTATAATACCGTCGTGCCGAGTTCGGGCAAGGTCCTGACCGGCGGCGTGGACGCCAACGCGCTGCAGCGCCCGAAGCGTTTTTTCGGCGCGGCCCGGAATATCGAGGAAGGCGGATCGCTGACGATTATCGCCACGGCGCTGATCGATACCGGCAGCCGGATGGACGAAGTGATTTTCGAGGAATTCAAGGGCACCGGTAACGCGGAAATCGTCCTCGACCGGAAATTGTCCGACAAGCGGGTCTTTCCGTCCATCGATATCACGAAATCGGGCACTCGCAAGGAAGAGCTTATCGTCGACAAGGGCGAAATGGCCAAGATGTGGATGCTGCGGCGGATCCTCAACCCGATGGGGGTCAATGACAGCATGGAGTTCCTGCTGGAGAAGCTCAAGCGGACGAAGAACAACGCCGAATTCTTCGATTCGATGAACCAGTAG
- a CDS encoding quinone oxidoreductase, giving the protein MTHAIRIHEQGGPEVMKWEEVDVAAPGPGQVSIAHTAVGLNYIDCYHRSGLYPLPMPAGIGMEAAGIVEAVGDGVTSVNTGDRVAYAAGPPGSYAEKRVIEAAKVVKLPDDISDETAAAMMLQGMTVEYLIRRTYAVKSGDIVLFHAAAGGVGLIACQWLKQIGATVIGTVGSDEKAAIAQAHGCDHPIVYTRENFPERVREITGGKGVPVVYDSIGNDTYQGTLDCLSPRGMFVSFGNASGPIKNFDVGQLAAKGSLYLTRPSLVSYTSTPADLKESATALFDAVARGLKIEINQRYALQDAAQSHRDLEGRKTTGSTILLP; this is encoded by the coding sequence ATGACGCACGCAATACGCATTCACGAACAGGGCGGCCCCGAGGTTATGAAATGGGAGGAAGTCGATGTGGCCGCACCCGGACCGGGGCAGGTCAGCATCGCGCACACAGCCGTGGGCCTGAACTATATCGATTGCTACCACCGCAGCGGCCTGTATCCCCTGCCGATGCCCGCCGGCATCGGCATGGAAGCCGCCGGTATTGTCGAGGCCGTCGGCGACGGCGTCACCAGCGTCAATACCGGCGACCGGGTCGCCTATGCCGCCGGCCCGCCAGGATCCTATGCCGAGAAGCGGGTCATCGAGGCCGCCAAGGTCGTCAAACTGCCGGACGACATTTCGGATGAAACGGCGGCCGCGATGATGCTGCAGGGCATGACGGTCGAATACCTGATCCGCCGCACCTATGCCGTAAAATCCGGCGACATCGTGCTGTTCCACGCGGCCGCCGGCGGCGTCGGCCTGATCGCGTGCCAATGGCTGAAACAGATCGGCGCCACGGTCATCGGCACCGTCGGATCCGACGAGAAGGCGGCAATCGCCCAGGCGCATGGCTGCGATCATCCTATTGTCTACACGCGGGAGAACTTCCCGGAACGGGTACGCGAAATCACCGGCGGCAAGGGCGTTCCGGTCGTCTACGATTCGATCGGCAACGACACCTACCAGGGCACGCTCGATTGCCTGTCACCCCGCGGCATGTTCGTTTCCTTCGGCAATGCGTCGGGCCCGATCAAGAACTTCGATGTCGGCCAGCTTGCCGCCAAGGGATCGCTGTACCTGACCCGTCCCAGCCTTGTATCGTATACGAGCACGCCGGCGGACCTGAAGGAAAGCGCCACCGCCCTGTTCGACGCGGTCGCCAGGGGCCTGAAAATCGAAATCAACCAGCGCTACGCATTGCAGGACGCCGCACAGTCACACCGTGACCTGGAAGGCCGGAAGACCACCGGATCGACGATTCTGTTACCGTAA
- a CDS encoding shikimate dehydrogenase has product MILTGKAKLAGVIGWPIAHSRSPRLHGFWLDRHRIDGAYVPLAIAPENIETALKGLAAAGFRGLNVTLPHKLAVYAACDTIDDNARRIGAVNTIVFGDDGKMHGSNTDAFGFVENIRQNSRWRSGGVAVVLGAGGAARAVCVALIDAGVTEIRVLNRTRERADALARDLGRPLVVADWSRRADLLADATMLVNTTSLGMTGQPPLDIDLDALPGDAVVNDIVYVPLETGLLAAARARGNEVVDGLGMLLHQARPGFEAWFGVRTEVTGELRDFVMETE; this is encoded by the coding sequence ATGATCCTGACAGGCAAGGCAAAACTGGCGGGGGTGATCGGCTGGCCGATCGCCCATTCCCGGTCACCCCGGCTGCACGGCTTCTGGCTCGACCGGCACCGGATCGACGGCGCCTATGTGCCGCTTGCGATTGCGCCGGAAAATATCGAAACAGCCCTGAAGGGACTCGCGGCGGCGGGATTCCGGGGCCTCAATGTCACCCTGCCGCACAAGCTGGCGGTCTATGCCGCCTGCGATACCATCGACGACAATGCCCGGCGGATCGGGGCGGTAAACACGATCGTCTTCGGCGATGACGGCAAGATGCACGGCAGCAACACCGATGCCTTCGGTTTTGTTGAAAATATCCGCCAGAACTCACGCTGGCGATCCGGCGGCGTTGCGGTCGTACTGGGCGCGGGGGGCGCCGCCCGCGCCGTTTGCGTCGCGCTGATCGATGCGGGCGTTACCGAAATCCGTGTCCTGAACCGCACGCGGGAACGCGCCGACGCGCTCGCCCGGGATCTTGGCCGCCCGCTGGTCGTGGCCGACTGGTCCCGGCGCGCCGATCTGCTGGCGGATGCGACGATGCTCGTCAATACCACCTCGCTCGGCATGACCGGGCAACCGCCGCTGGACATCGATCTCGATGCCCTGCCCGGCGACGCGGTGGTGAACGATATCGTCTATGTCCCGCTCGAAACCGGATTGCTGGCCGCGGCGCGGGCGCGCGGCAATGAAGTCGTCGACGGGCTGGGCATGCTGCTGCATCAGGCGCGTCCGGGTTTCGAAGCCTGGTTCGGCGTCAGGACCGAAGTCACCGGGGAATTGCGCGACTTCGTCATGGAGACGGAATGA
- the coaE gene encoding dephospho-CoA kinase (Dephospho-CoA kinase (CoaE) performs the final step in coenzyme A biosynthesis.), protein MIVIGLTGSIGMGKSTAANMLRRMGIPVSDADAIVHNLMTRGGDAVAPVDAAFPGVVKDGAIDRAALGQAVFGNPEALRRLERIVHPLVGRDRDRFLRQSAQRRLRMVVLDVPLLYETGGADRCDTVILVSAPAMIQQGRVMRRPGMTLERLQNIRRQQMPNGEKRRRAEFVAETGLGRNVTLRALEQAVRLIARRKPRHWPPAPQPRWRTPRYYARSRPRY, encoded by the coding sequence ATGATCGTCATCGGCCTGACGGGCTCCATCGGGATGGGCAAATCGACGGCGGCGAACATGCTGCGCCGCATGGGTATCCCGGTAAGCGACGCCGACGCGATTGTCCATAACCTGATGACCCGGGGCGGCGATGCGGTCGCGCCGGTCGATGCCGCCTTTCCCGGCGTGGTGAAGGATGGCGCCATCGACCGCGCGGCGCTGGGCCAGGCCGTGTTCGGCAACCCGGAGGCGCTGCGGCGGCTGGAACGGATCGTGCATCCGCTGGTCGGCCGCGACCGCGACCGGTTCCTGCGGCAGTCTGCCCAGCGCCGGCTGCGGATGGTCGTTCTGGACGTGCCGCTGCTGTATGAAACCGGCGGCGCCGATCGCTGCGACACGGTGATTCTGGTCTCCGCCCCGGCGATGATTCAGCAGGGCCGCGTCATGCGCCGCCCCGGAATGACCCTCGAACGCCTGCAGAATATCCGCAGGCAGCAGATGCCCAATGGCGAAAAACGCCGCCGCGCCGAATTCGTCGCCGAAACCGGTCTGGGACGAAATGTAACCTTGCGCGCCCTGGAGCAGGCCGTCAGACTGATTGCCCGCCGGAAGCCGCGACACTGGCCGCCCGCCCCGCAACCCCGTTGGAGAACCCCCCGGTATTATGCGCGAAGTCGTCCTCGATACTGA
- a CDS encoding nucleoside triphosphate pyrophosphatase codes for MTDNALASGVPVILASASRSRAAVLSNAGVRIEQDPADIDEDSIKESMRGAGRSVADVAHRLAELKALRVSARHPGRLVIGADQMLQCGGMWFDKPVDRNHALGHLRALRGRMHELFAAVCVVRDGECLWRHLESARMTMRPFSDAFLEAYVDAVGEDVCRSVGAYQLEGLGAQLFARIEGDFFTILGLPLLAVLEFLSNHGVVKK; via the coding sequence ATGACGGATAATGCCCTCGCCTCCGGCGTGCCGGTCATTCTCGCCTCCGCCAGCCGGTCGCGGGCAGCGGTCCTGTCCAATGCGGGTGTCCGCATCGAACAGGATCCCGCCGATATCGATGAGGATTCCATCAAGGAATCGATGCGCGGAGCCGGGCGTTCCGTGGCGGATGTCGCCCACCGCCTGGCGGAACTGAAAGCGCTGCGCGTTTCGGCCCGCCATCCGGGACGCCTCGTGATCGGCGCCGACCAGATGCTGCAATGCGGCGGGATGTGGTTCGACAAACCCGTCGACCGGAATCACGCGCTGGGCCATCTGCGGGCATTGCGCGGGCGGATGCACGAACTGTTCGCCGCGGTCTGCGTGGTGCGCGACGGCGAATGCCTGTGGCGGCACCTGGAAAGCGCCCGCATGACGATGCGACCCTTCAGCGACGCTTTCCTGGAGGCCTATGTGGATGCCGTCGGCGAGGATGTTTGCCGGTCCGTCGGCGCCTATCAGCTGGAAGGCCTGGGCGCGCAGCTGTTTGCCCGGATCGAAGGCGATTTCTTCACCATCCTGGGCCTGCCGCTTCTGGCCGTACTGGAATTCCTCTCGAACCATGGCGTTGTAAAAAAATGA